The following are from one region of the Oryzias latipes chromosome 12, ASM223467v1 genome:
- the brcc3 gene encoding lys-63-specific deubiquitinase BRCC36, with translation MASRSATVGQASQVGVSPLAINLIGPPFQQGAVTVVPGTRKWWTGAPRKRRSAMAVSSVHLESDAFLVCMNHALSTEKEEVMGLCIGEVEEARIVHIHSVIILRRSDKRKDRVEISPEQLSAASTEAERLADLTGKPMRVVGWYHSHPHITVWPSHVDVRTQAMYQMLDQGFVGLIFSCFIEDKNTRTGRVLYTCFQSAQAQKGSEYERVEIPVHVVPREAIGRVCLESAVELPRILCQEEQDTYRRIHGLAHLDPVTKIHNGSVFTKNLCSQMSAVSGPLLQWLEDRLEHNRRSIADLQREKEALLRELAAL, from the coding sequence atggcgtcgcgctccgccaccgttggccaggcttcccaagtgggcgtgtctcctctagcgataaaTCTCATTGGTCCTCCCTTCCAGCAGGGGGCGGTCACCGTCGTACCCGGAACCCGGAAGTGGTGGACGGGAGCTCCGCGGAAGCGTCGGAGCGCCATGGCGGTGAGTTCGGTGCACCTGGAGTCCGACGCCTTCCTGGTGTGCATGAACCACGCACTGAGCACGGAGAAGGAGGAGGTGATGGGTCTGTGCATcggggaggtggaggaggcgcGGATCGTCCACATCCACTCCGTCATCATCCTGCGCCGCTCGGACAAGCGGAAGGACCGGGTGGAGATCTCCCCGGAGCAGCTGTCGGCCGCCTCCACCGAGGCGGAGCGGCTGGCGGACCTGACCGGGAAGCCGATGCGGGTGGTGGGCTGGTACCACTCCCACCCGCACATCACCGTGTGGCCGTCCCACGTCGACGTGCGGACCCAGGCCATGTACCAGATGCTGGACCAGGGCTTCGTGGGCCTCATCTTCTCCTGTTTCATCGAGGACAAAAACACCCGGACGGGTCGAGTTCTGTACACCTGCTTCCAGTCCGCGCAGGCCCAGAAGGGCTCCGAGTACGAGCGCGTGGAGATCCCCGTGCACGTCGTGCCCCGCGAGGCCATCGGGAGGGTGTGCCTGGAGTCCGCCGTGGAGCTGCCGCGCATCCTGTGCCAGGAGGAGCAGGACACGTACCGGCGGATCCACGGGCTGGCGCACCTGGACCCCGTCACCAAGATCCACAACGGCTCGGTGTTCACCAAGAACCTGTGCAGCCAGATGTCAGCGGTGAGCGGGCCGCTGCTGCAGTGGCTGGAGGACCGGCTGGAGCACAACAGGCGGAGCATCGCAGACCTGCAGCGGGAGAAGGAGGCGCTGCTGCGGGAGCTGGCTGCTCTCTGA